Within the Chloroflexota bacterium genome, the region GGTAGACGTCCACCGGCACGAAATTGTCGATGCCGGGCACGGTGCTGTAGCTGCCCTGGTACGGCCCGCCCGCGATGACGCAGGTGCCCATCGCGATGACGTACTTCGGCTCGGACATCTGGTCGTAGAGGCGCCGCACGGACGGGGCCATCTTGGTGGTCACCGTGCCGGAGACGATCATCACGTCCGCCTGCCGTGGCGACGGGCGGAACACCTCGGAGCCGAAGCGGGAGATGTCCCAGCGCGCCGTGCCGACGGCCATCATCTCGATGGCGCAGCAGGCCAACCCGAACGTCAGCGGCCAGAGCGAGTTGCTCCGCGCCCAGCCGATCAGCGAGTCGAGGGACACGACCATCGCGTGGCCCTTCAGCTCGGTGGGCGGGGCGAAGCGGGACTCAAGGACTTCGTCTGCTGGCCGGGGACGGTCGAAGACAAGCGCCGTCTGATCGTTGGGATTCCCGAGCGTCAGTTCTGGGCGCTGGTCAGGGGGAACGGTCATAGCGGGCTACCTCCGAGGCAGAAGGACCACGCCTACTCCCAGGTGAGCGCGCCCTTCTTCCAGGCGTAGGCAAGGCCGACCAGCAGGAAGGCGATGAAGATCACCATCTTGACCAGCGAGGCCACGCCCAGGCTGTTGAAGGCGACACCCCAGGGGAACAGGTACATGACTTCGACGTCGAAAATCACGAAGATCAGCGCGTACAGGTAGTAGCGCGTCCGGAACTGGATGTGCGTCGGGCCGATGGTCTCGACACCGCTCTCATACGGCTGGAGCTTGACGCGGTTTGGATTCTTGGGATGGATGAAGCTGCTGAGAATCAGCGGAATGACGGGAAAGACGAGCGCGACGATCAGGAAGATAGCGATAGGTCCGAAGGACTCCAGCATCGATCAGACTCCTGAGATGGCGGTTCGGTGAGGGGACCAGGACGACTGCCAGACGGACAGTAGCACACTGGGCGAGCAAGGGGCATGCAGGGGGAACAAGGAGGGGAGCACCGAGGGCAGACAGCAGCCGCCGCCGGCCAGCGCAAGTATATCACGGTGCTGAAAGGCACAAACCGGGGTCGTGGATCGTGGATCGAGGGGCGTGGGGAAGGAACGGCGCCCCCACGCCCCTCGATCTACGGCCCACGATCCAAAGCCTACGACCCACGCCCCTCGGCCTACGCCCCTCGGCCTACGCCCCTCGGCCTACGCCCCTCGGCCTACGCCCCTCGGCCTACGACCCTCGTCAGACGGGCGTCAGGCTGTCCCGGAAGACGGGCAGGTGCTCCAGCGCCCGCCCGGACCCGACCGCCACGCACGACAGCGGATCCTCGGCGATGTAGGCCGGGACGCCGGTCTCGCGGGCCAGCAGCCGGTCGATGTTGCGGAGCAGCGCGCCGCCGCCGGTCAGCACCATGCCCTTGTCGACGATGTCGGCGGCAAGCTCGGGGGGCGTCTGCTCCATCACCGACTTGACGGTGGAGACGATCTGATTCAGGGCGTCGGAGATCGCCTCGGTGACCTCGTGCGAGGACAACTGGCGCATCTTCGGCAGACCGTCGATCTGGTCGCGCCCCCGCACCTCGACCAGCTCCTCGTCGCGCAGGGGGATCGCGCTGCCGGCCTTCAGCTTGATCTCTTCGGCCGTGCGATCCCCGATGACGAGGTTGTACTTGCGGCGGACGTAGGTCTGGATCAGCTCGTCGATGCGGTTGCCGCCCACCCGGATCGACGCCGACACGACGATGTCGTTGAGCGAGATCACGGCGGCCTCGGTGGTCCCGCCGCCGATGTCGATGACCATGCTGCCGTGCGGTCCGTCGATCGGCACGTTCGCGCCGATGGCCGCCGCCAGCGGCTCGGGGATCAGGTGGGCCTCGCGCGCGCCGGCCTGGAGCGTCGCGTCGAGGACGGCGCGGCTCTCGACGTTAGTCACGCCGGCCGGGATGCAGATCATCACGACCGGCCGGAACAGGTTCAGCGGCCCGGAGACGCGGCGGATGAAGTACCGCAGCATCGCCTCGGTGATGGTGTAGTCCGCGATGACGCCGTCGCGCATCGGCCGGACCACCTGGATGCGCTCCGGCGAGCGCCCGAGCATGTCGCGGGCCTGCTTCCCGACGGCCAGGACGCGGTTGTCAGCCTCCGAGTACGCGACCACCGACGGCTCGTTGATGACGACGCCACGTCCCTTGACGTAGACCAGGACGTTCGTGGTCCCGAGATCGATGCCGATCGACTTTCCGAACATCAGGCCACCGTCAGCCGAACGCCGACGCGTGGTCGGGCAGCGGAGTCACAAGGGAGCGGGCTGGCGGTGGGCGCTGCCAGGGGCCGGAGAGGCGACGCGGCTAGCGATCGACGGGCGCGCCAGCGTGGCCGCCGCGCCGCCGCCGCACGACTTGCAGCTGGGCCAGCGATGCTTTGAGGGCCGCGCGGGCCGCCTCGGCCTGCACGGCGTTGCCGTTGCGCGTGGCATCTGAGAGGGCCTGCTCGGCCTGGCGGCGCGCCTCCTCAGCGACCGCGGCGTCGATCTCTTCGGCGCGCTCAGCATGATCCGCCAGGATCAGCACGCGGTTCGACTTGACCTGGAGGAAGCCGCCGTTGACGGCCATCTCCTGTTCGGTGCCGCCCTTCTTGACGCGGAGGGCGCCCGGCTGGAGGGTCGTCAGCAGCGGCGCGTGGCTCGGCAGGATGCCCAGTACGCCCTCGCTGCCTGGAGCGACGACCATATCAACATCAGTCTCATTGTAGACCTGACGCTCGGCGGTCACGATCTCGACGGTGAGCTTTGCCATTGCACATCACCTGACAGACAGTTCACATGAGCGAGGTGGTCGGGCCTGCCGAGGAGTCCACCGTCGTACGGGAGAGGATACGCGCGCTCTCGGGTTCGGAGCAAGCAGGCTGGCCCGTCGAAGGTGAAGCCCGCTACATTGGTGGCGTGGACGAACAGCTTGGCAACGACGCGAGTCGATCCAGTCAACGGCAGCGCCGAATGCGTGAAGCGGGGCCGCCAGTCGATCCTGGCCCACTTGTTGAATACGATCCGCTGAACTACGCAAACCTGGCACGGAGTTGTGTCGCGAGGCTGTAGCCAGGGAGATGCTGAGGCGCGCCTCCGTCAGTGGTCATCCCTTCCAGGTCCCCCCGTGCTGATTGACTCAGATGACTTCGAAGCCCCATCCGACATAGGCTGAGCCTCGTTCAATCTCCCCGCTCGTGTCCTCACACTGCCCAGTCGCCGTCGCTCTTTGACGGTCGTCGGCAGGCAGTGGAACTGCATGTCATCGTTACCACGGACACGGTCCGCGATCAAACGTGCCACGCCGTTCGGGTCCGCCAATGTATCGCTCTCCCAGAATCGGAGGACCTTCCACCCGTCCGCGGCAAGCTGTTCGGTGACCCAGCGGTCGCGTTCCATATTTCGTCGAATCTTCTCGACCCACCACGTCGTTCGGGTCGGGAACTGAGCCTCCAAATTCGGAAGCCCGCGAACTCGCCAACTGTTTCCATGCCAGAGGTCACCATCGATAAAGACGGCGATGCGTCGTCCTGGGAAAGCCAGATCTGGGCGTCCAGGGAGCTTTGCATTGAGGCGATATCGGACACCGTTAGCCCACAGCCGTCGACGCACCGCAAGCTCAGCGATGCTGTCTCGACCTCGAACGGCGCGCATAATGCGCCTCGTCACTTCCAGTTCTCGCGGCACGCCAGTCCCGTCAGGCTCCCGCGGCTACGAGATTCTGATGTGAAGCGTTGGCGCTCAATACCTGTTGAGCAACAGATTCCGCGAGGATCCGCGCAAGAAGCACAGGAACTGCGTTGCCGAGTTGCCGCATACACTCTGAGCGGCTACCGACGAAGTGGTAGGAATCAGGGAACGATTGAACACGTGCGCACTCGCGGATCGAAAGATAGCGATGCGGATGCCCCATCCTCACGAGGACGTGCTCGCCTCCTGGGTTCCCGTGATCCCCAGCCTTAATAGTCTTGGCGGGGCGGTCTAGATCGTTACCCGTATGCCCTTCGTACACGCGTGCTCCAGGAATGAGGAAGTGCTGCTGATACTCGTCGGTCCCTGCTCGAACTGGCTCGGGCAGTGGTCGCCAAGCCCACGCTTCAGGTTCGTGGTTGATCGCGTCGCGCAAGGTTCGCCACCGGAGCTCGGGCGGCTTTCCATGAGCCCGTAGCCGAGCGACACGGGCTGCGACGGAGCATGGCATCTCAGGTATTTGAGAGATGGCCACACGGTTTTCGTCCCAATACGAACGATCCACCCACTGCGACCACAAGAGCGCATCTTCGGAGTGAAACCCGACGGGAATCCTTGGTGTGATCCGTTGATCGCGTCGGAATCCGACGATAAAGACCCGATGTCGGATCTGTGGCACGCCGAAGTCGGCAGCGTTGAGTACGCCCGCGCGGACTTCGTATGTGGGTCGGTCTGTCGGATCCAGGTTACGGCGCTCGACACGTAGCTCCTCAAGCCGCCGCTTATGCTCGGCCCAGGTCTCACCCGCTCGAGGCTCCTCGAACGGAAACTCCAACTGCAATAGCAAGTAGTCGAAATACGGTCGAAATCCTCGGCCGGCGAGATTCCTGACATTCTCCAGAAGGAACGCCTGAGGCATCAATTCACGGAGGGCCCGGAACACCTCTGGAAACATATTCCGTCGGTCGGCGTCACCCTGCTGCCGACCGGCCAGCGAAAACGGTTGACACGGAGCACCACCAGCCAGTATCGACGCCCGGCCAATGTACGGTCCATACTCGAATTTGGCGACAGCACCCTCAACTACCGGCCAGCCGTGGCCGTTCACAGCCTTCCGCACAGAGTTCTCGCGCAGGGTGGCACAGGCATGTTTGTCAAGTTCCACGAGGGCCAGGTGACGAAAGCCTGCCTGCTCCATACCTAGAGCCAACCCACCTGCGCCACTGAAGATCTCGACTGATGAGAGGTGAAGGCGCGGAACAGTGACGCCATGCAGTGGATCAGCAAACGCAAGACTCATGGGGCGTGGATCACCATTCCGTGTATGCCCCTACTGTAGTGGTTCAGCGCCCAAGCTTAGCCATCACGATCCTATCAGAACGTTGGATGCTGTCCCGAGATCACAGAGGCTCACTAGCCATGTGGATCGGAGGCCAGCGCGATCTCCACGATGTTGCCCGGCGCGAACAGGCTCGCGAACGCCTCGACCTCCCCCAGCCGCAGCGACACGCTGAGGTCGTCGCGCCGCAGCACGGTCTCCCCGTACGCGCTGATGTCCGAGACGGCCCAGGCGTAGCGGTAGTACGCGAGCGCCAGCGGATCGGGGACAATGAGGGCACACCCCTGGTTGTAGCCGCGTAGAAATCGGTCGCTCTGCTCGGGCGTGACCATCGTGCGGCTGATGCCGCCGACCGCGAACATCAGGTCGCGCTCGCGAGGGGCCAGCAGCGTCTCGTCCCAGTCCACAATCCAGAGGTCGCCGTCTGGGTCCACCAGGACGTTGGCCGTGTGGATGTCGGCGTGGCAAAGCACCAGCGGCGGCGCAGTCTGGGCCAGGGCATGGCCCAGAGCCTCGGCCTGCGCCACGAGCGCCCGAATCTGCTCGCGCCGAGGCCGCCAGAGCTGCGCCAGAGCCACGTGCGCTGGATCGGCAAACGTGCGGCCAGAAGCTGCATCGCCAAGCTGCTCGTCCAACGAGCGCGTCAGGTCAGCACCGGTCGGCAGATACGACTCGGATGCCACGACGCCTCGGAGCGACGGCGGCAGCGGCGTCTCGTGGATCTCGCGGACCGCCCTGCCGTAGACGATCCACTGCGCCGCCGTCAGGCCGTGCGCCTTCGCGTTCGGGCCGTCCACGAACGGATACAGCACCATCGCGTACCCGCTGACCGCCGTCCAGAGGTCGCCGGCCAGCGTGGCGAGCGGCGCGACCACCCGCCGGCTCCCCTGCTGCTGGAGCGAGCGCGGCACACGGAGGCCGGCTTCGTGCCGAATCCGCGAACAGAGCTTCAGGAAGTACGGTCCCCTGGCCGTCTCGACACGGAACACCCAGGCGGCCGGGTCGTGCCCGAGCGGCAGAAACACGACCGACGAGACCGCCAGCCCGTAGCGCTCGCGGACCGCATCGGCGAGGGCCACGACAGAGACGCCAGCCGGTGGCTCACCCATGCCGCCCTACCAGCGGCCAGCCTCGTCCGGGGACAGCACCGCCGTCGGGGCCGGCGCACGCCGCTTGAGCAGGTCGGCGACGCCGCTCCCGAGCAGCAGCGCGCTGGCCGCCGTTCCGAGCAGGCAGATCAGCGGGAACAGCACCAGCCACGGCGCGCGCAGGCCGGCCTCCCGACCATCGATCAGCAGGCTGCTCCAGGAGACGCTCGTCGAATCGGGCGGCGCGCCCAGCAGCAGCCGCCCGAAGACGCCCAGCCAGCGCAAGGTGGTGTCCGTCCCGAACAGCCCGATGCCCGTCTCGGCCAGCAGGCTGGCGGCCAGCGCCACGCTGACGGTCAGCACCAGCAGCGGCGTGCTCGGCCAGGCGCGACGCAGCCGCTTCGTCAGTTGCCGCCGCAGCAGCAGCCCGACGCCCGCCACGATGCCGCCGGTCGTCAGCAGGCGCAGCGTCACGAAGCGGCCGGCCAGCATCAGCAGGCTCAGGACGTCGCGCCCGTCAGCGTCCCCGCCGAGCGGATAGCTGCCGGCCAGCCCGAACGGATAGATCAGGCGGGCCTGCCCGTTGTACGCCAGCGGATCGCGCGGGGTCGGGAGCCAGCAGAGCAGCAGGATCAGCGCCAGCAGCAGCCCGAACGTCAGCTTGTAGAGGGTGAGCCGGCTCGGCTGGGTCCGCTCAAGCATGCGGTGCACCCCGGTCGTGACTGGCGAGGGCAGCGGCTCGTGCATTGCACCGGGGATGGTCGGCGGGGGCGGCACGAAGCTGGGCGTGCCGCGCAGCGGCGTCTGACGCGTGCCGCCGGCCGGACCGCCGCCGGCCGGACCGCCGCCGGCCGGGCTGCTGCCGGCCGGACCGCCGCTGACCGGTCCCGAGGCCGGCGGACCCGACCCACCAGACGCCCCGGGGCTGGCGGGCGACGACGCTCGGGGCGGCGGCGTCGCGGTCGGTGCGCCGGTTACTGGCCGCCCGCTGGCCGGTCCGCCGGCCGGGCCGGCGCCCGCCGCGTCCTGGCGGCGCGGGGCGGTCTGGAGGCCAGCTGCCGCAGCCTCGATGGCGTCCACGAACGCCTTGCCGGTCGGGAAGCGCTCGGCGGGCGACTTCTGCAACTGCTTGAGCACGGTCCACTCGACGGCCGGCGAGAGGTCCGTCCGCAGTGTGCGTGGCAGCGGCGGCTGAGTGTGGATCTGGGCGTACATGATCGTCTGGGAGTTGACGCCGGTGAACGGCACCCTGCCCGTCAGCATCTCGTAGGCGATGACCCCAAGGGCGTACAGGTCCGTGCCGGGGCCGCTCTCGCCTTCGGTGATCGTCTCCGGGGACATGTACTCCGCCGTGCCGATGCGCGTCGCGGCCTCGGTCAGGCGAGTGCCCTCGGCCGCCCGCGCGATGCCGAAATCGACCAGCGTCAGGTGGCCGTCCCCATCCACGATGGCGTTGCCGGGCTTGATGTCGCGGTGCACGACGCCGCGCGCGTGCGCGAAGTCGAGCGCCTCGGCAAGCTGGCGCAGCAGCTGCACGCTGCGCTCGACGGAGAGCGGCCCCTCGTTGCGGATCACCTCGTGGAGCGAGCGGCCCTCCAGCAGCTCCATGACGATGTAGTGGGTGTCGCGCTCCTCGGCGATGTCGTGGATGATCACGATGTTCGGATGGCGCAGCTCGCTGGCGAGGCGCGCCTCGCGCTCGAAGCGCTGGAGGAACGTCTCGTCGTGCGCGAACGAGACTGGCAGAACCTTGATGGCGCGCGGCTGCCCGAGCCGCTGATGGACGGCCCGGTAGACGACGCCCATGCCGCCCGCCCCGAGCTTGCTCTGGAGCTCGTACGGCCCCAACTGCTGGCCGATCCAGCTATCCACGCTGCCCCCGAACTCCCGGTCTCGCGGCGGTCAGGCCCTACCGTCAGACGGAGGGCGGCGGCCCACCGTCAGGCTACCACACGGCCCAGGGTCGGCCGAACGATATCTCTAACGGACGGACAGCCAATCGAGTGCGAGGCGCGTCGCCACGGCCCGCCGCTGCGCCGCGCCTCGCGTCTACCAGCTCAGCTCCAGGCCGGCCGTAAACGCCCCCTGCTCCAGCCGGACGGTGATGCTGCTCCAGTGCGCGCCGAGCCCGGGCAGGATGCCGTCGCTGGGCGTCAGGGCGACGGCGGGCGAGGAGGCGTCCACCAGCGTCACCCTGGCCGGCAGCCCGACGATCTCCAGGTCACGGATACTGGGCGGGATGCCCTCCAGGTACAGCCGGGCCTTACGGTCGCCGCGCTCCTGCTCGACGCCCATCAGCTCGTCGTCGGCGAGGTCGATGCTGGACCCGATCGCGCCGTCGCGCGGGGCGAACAGCAGGAGGCGGGTCACGGGGGCCGGCCCCTGGTCAGGCATCTCACGTGGATCGGCCAGCGGCACGGCGGTCCCGGCTCGAACGTAGATCGGCAGCCGATCCAGCGGCGCCGTCGTCTCGATCCACTGGCGACCCTCGTAGAGCAGGCCGGTCCACCAGTCGTACCAGTTGGCGTAGCCCGGCAGGTAGACCCGCCGCGTCACCGGCGACGCCAGATCGGAGAAGATCGGGGCGAGCAGCACGTCACGCCCGAGCAGCATCTGATCGTCGATCTCGACGGCGTCAGGATCCCAGGCGTGCTCCAGCAGCAATGGCCGCAACATCGGCAGCCCGACCTCGGCGGTCTCGTGGGCGGCGTGCAGGAAGTACGGCAGCAACCGGTGGCGCAGAGCCGTGTAGGCCCGGACGATCTCGGCCAGCGGCCCGGTCACCCCTGAGAGATCCCCGCCCACCAGCGGCGCCAGCAACGCCAGTTGTACCCAGCGAGCAGTCAGCGCAGTGGACGCCGCCGGGACGGTCGGGGCGTCCGCGCTGGCCGTCCCCAGCCCCGCGAGGCTGACGCGCCAGAAGCCCGGCTCGACCAGCCCGCCGCTCAGCACCCGCTGAAGGGTTGCGCGCATCTCGTCTGGGGAGCGCGGCGCAGGTGAGGCCGCACTCGCCCCGGACGGCCACGCACCTGCACCCTCCTCTGCGCCAGCGCCAGCCCGAACGGCGAACGCCCCCACCTCCGGCTGCTCGACCTGGCCGGTCAGCCGGGCGTAGCCACTCAGCGAGGTGCGCGGCCAGCCGGCCGGGAACAGGAAGAGGTCGAGGTCGGCATCGGGGACCAGCAGGGTGTACTCGTCGGGCCACCCTTGCCCGAGATCGGCGGTCAGCCCGGCCCGGCCGTGGATCAGTAGTCCGTATCCCCGGCTGGAGAGCAGGAACGGCGGACGGGTTACCACAGCACCAGTGGCCTCAGGATGCCCAGAGCCGCCAGTCTCGGATCGGCCCTCCGTAGATCGGCCCTCCGTAGATCGGCCCTCCGTAGATCGGCCCTCCGTAGATCGGCCCTCCACAGATCGGCCCTCCACAGATCGGCCCTCCGTAGATCGGCCCTCCGCTGCTGCCGCGGCAGGCTCCGTCTCGGCGTCGGTCAGCAGCGGCCCGACCTCCTGCCGTGTCCCCACGAGGTTCAGCCGCCCGGCCCGCGCGCCCAGCCCAAACAGCCTCTCTTCGGGGTCCAGCGCGAAGGAGGCCGTCACCACCCGCTCGGGCGTCGCCTGCGTCCGCCGAATCCAGGCCAGCGGCGACGGGCGATAGTCGTCCAGGTCGTCGTCATCGCCTGCGGGCGGCTCCGGCGGCTCGCCGGCCAGCCGCACCACGATCTCGCCGCCGGCGTTCAGGACCGTCAGGTTGAACGGGTCGAAGACGACCTCGACGGTGACATCCTCGGGGTCAGGGCCAAACTCGCGGTAGCGCTCGCTGGCGACGTGCACGCCGCTCTCGGTGGTCGTCACCCCGAGCGGCGCGATCTCCAGCTCATCGGGATTCAGCAGCCCGAGATCGCGCTCGAAGGGGACCGTGCCCGGCGCGCCGAACTGGAGCCGCACGGCCCCGCTCTCCAGCACCATGATCGCCAGCTCGGCGCGATCCAGCGCGTCGTTGAGGCGCGCGCCGGCCAGGACGGCGGCGATGTCGGTGCGATCGGGCTCGCGGGCGCCTTCCAGCTCCAGGACGACGGCGCTCTCCTGCTGCCGCCAGCCCGAGGCACGGCGCGCGACGAAGCGCTCAGCCGACGAATCGTCAACGATTGAAAGCATGGCACCAGTGTAGGGCACAGCCGCGCGGATCGGAAGGGGGAGCGGTGGGGAGCACGAGCGGCCGGCCTTGCATCGCGGCCGGCTACAATCGGGCGCTGGCCCCTGAGGCACGAGGAGGTGCAACCGTGCAAACCAACCCGATGAAGGCCGCGCTCGCCGAGGGCAAGGTGCAGATCGGCACGTGGCTGAACCTGATGCGGAACCCCGCTATCCTGACGCTGATGAAGGCGGCAGGCATGGACTACGCCCGCGTCGACATGGAGCACTCGTCGCCGTCCATCGAGACGGTCGCGGATATGGCCGTCCTCGGCCGGGCCATCGGCCTGCCGGTGGTGGTGCGCCCGCCGGAGGGCAACCGCGAGTGGATCACGCGGCTGCTGGATTGCGGCGTCTGGGGACTACACATCCCCCAGGTGGACAACCCGACCATTGCAAAGGCCGTCGTGGAGGCGGCGCGCTACCGGCCGCTGGGCACGCGCGGGCAGGCCGGCTACGCGCCGGGCACGGACTTCGACCGAGCCGGCAACACGGCGGCCGGGCGGGCCTTTCTCAACTCGCAGGTGCACGTGACGGTGATGTTCGAGTCTGCCGAGGCGTTCACCCACATTGACGAGATCGTCAGCATGGAGGGCATCGACGCCGTGACGCTCGGGCCGTCAGACCTGGCGCAAGAGCTTGGCGTCATGGGCACGCCGGACCAGGCCCGGGTGATCGACGAGCACCGCTTCAAGCTGATCGAGGCGGCCAACAAGTACGGCAAGGACGTGGCGATGCTGGTCCCCACGCTCGAAGAGGCCGAGCGGTGGATCGCGGCGGGCGTGAAGATCATCGCCTACTCGTCGGACGTGGACATCCTGGGCAAGGGCTTCGAGGAGGCGGCGGCGCGGCTGAAGAAGTAGGAGGAGGACCCCTCACCCCGGGGCTGCTCCTGACGCAGTGGTTTACCCCTCACCCCAGGGCTGCTCCTGACGCGCTGGTTTACCCCTCACCCCAGGGCTGCTCCTGACGCGCTGGTTTACCCCTCACCCCAGGGCTGCTCCTGACACGCTGGTTTACCCCTCACCCCCGACCCCTCTCCCTCAAGGGGAGAGGGGAGGCCCACAGCCGCACGTCCGCTTCCACGATGCCTCGCGCTCATAGATGAGATGGCAAGCTGGGCGGGTGTCTGACAGGGTCCTTGTGCAAAGCGTGCAAGGAGCGATGTCGTGCAAAGCGTGCAGGGAGCGATGTCATCCTGAACGGAGCGAGCTTGCGAGCGAAGTGAAGGATCTCACCCGCTGACGCAGACGTTGACGGTCAGCGGGTGAGGTCCTTCGCAGGCTCAGGACGACAGGGGAGCAGGCACGCATTCCTGTGATTTCGCCGTCAGTCACACTGTTGAGATCGTCCGTCCAGAACCCCACGCTCGGAAGAAAGGTCAGGGGGTGGGCATACCGGCGGCGCTATCGCTGGAGGTTTGCGCGACCATCAGGTCGTACGAGGCCGTCGAGCCAGGCCCGCGCCAGGATCGCGTCCACCGTCTCCTCGACGCTCATCGCCGACGTGTCCAACCACAGCCCGAGCCGCTGCGTCTGGTGGCGCACCACGTCGTCCAGCCACTCCCAGGCCTTCCACAGCTCCGTACCCCGTCCCTGCTCGCGCTCGCGGACAGCCTCCAGGCTCGGCGTCAGCATGACGAAGACGAACGGCTGCCCGGCCAGATCCTCCAGCAGCTCGTCCAGCCGCGAGCCGACGACGATATCGTCCACCACCGCCGTGATGCCGGCCGCGACGAACGACCGCCCGAGCAGGCAGGCGTGACGAAGCCGCAGGCGTAGCTGTCGCTCGGCCTCGGCGGACATCGGCTCGCCCTCCGGCCAGCGCCCTCCCGACACGATCATCTGCTGGAGCCGGTCCGCGCTGACCCAGGCGCCCCGCTCGAAACGGCGCGCCAACGCCTGCGCCACCGTGCTCTTGCCGGCCCCCTGCGTGCCCGAGATCACGAAGAGCGTCGGGTCGGACGGGAGCGGCGGCCGGTGCTGGAACCCCTGCGACTCACTCATGCGACAATCACCCGCCGAATTGTGGCAGATGCGCGGCCCATCCC harbors:
- a CDS encoding phosphotransferase, which produces MSESQGFQHRPPLPSDPTLFVISGTQGAGKSTVAQALARRFERGAWVSADRLQQMIVSGGRWPEGEPMSAEAERQLRLRLRHACLLGRSFVAAGITAVVDDIVVGSRLDELLEDLAGQPFVFVMLTPSLEAVREREQGRGTELWKAWEWLDDVVRHQTQRLGLWLDTSAMSVEETVDAILARAWLDGLVRPDGRANLQR
- the ndhC gene encoding NADH-quinone oxidoreductase subunit A; amino-acid sequence: MLESFGPIAIFLIVALVFPVIPLILSSFIHPKNPNRVKLQPYESGVETIGPTHIQFRTRYYLYALIFVIFDVEVMYLFPWGVAFNSLGVASLVKMVIFIAFLLVGLAYAWKKGALTWE
- a CDS encoding NADH-quinone oxidoreductase subunit B, which encodes MVVSLDSLIGWARSNSLWPLTFGLACCAIEMMAVGTARWDISRFGSEVFRPSPRQADVMIVSGTVTTKMAPSVRRLYDQMSEPKYVIAMGTCVIAGGPYQGSYSTVPGIDNFVPVDVYLAGCPPRPDALLHGIMQLQAKIRTAAGMKPR
- a CDS encoding very short patch repair endonuclease yields the protein MRAVRGRDSIAELAVRRRLWANGVRYRLNAKLPGRPDLAFPGRRIAVFIDGDLWHGNSWRVRGLPNLEAQFPTRTTWWVEKIRRNMERDRWVTEQLAADGWKVLRFWESDTLADPNGVARLIADRVRGNDDMQFHCLPTTVKERRRLGSVRTRAGRLNEAQPMSDGASKSSESISTGGPGRDDH
- a CDS encoding aminoglycoside phosphotransferase family protein → MGEPPAGVSVVALADAVRERYGLAVSSVVFLPLGHDPAAWVFRVETARGPYFLKLCSRIRHEAGLRVPRSLQQQGSRRVVAPLATLAGDLWTAVSGYAMVLYPFVDGPNAKAHGLTAAQWIVYGRAVREIHETPLPPSLRGVVASESYLPTGADLTRSLDEQLGDAASGRTFADPAHVALAQLWRPRREQIRALVAQAEALGHALAQTAPPLVLCHADIHTANVLVDPDGDLWIVDWDETLLAPRERDLMFAVGGISRTMVTPEQSDRFLRGYNQGCALIVPDPLALAYYRYAWAVSDISAYGETVLRRDDLSVSLRLGEVEAFASLFAPGNIVEIALASDPHG
- a CDS encoding F0F1 ATP synthase subunit epsilon translates to MAKLTVEIVTAERQVYNETDVDMVVAPGSEGVLGILPSHAPLLTTLQPGALRVKKGGTEQEMAVNGGFLQVKSNRVLILADHAERAEEIDAAVAEEARRQAEQALSDATRNGNAVQAEAARAALKASLAQLQVVRRRRGGHAGAPVDR
- a CDS encoding protein kinase produces the protein MDSWIGQQLGPYELQSKLGAGGMGVVYRAVHQRLGQPRAIKVLPVSFAHDETFLQRFEREARLASELRHPNIVIIHDIAEERDTHYIVMELLEGRSLHEVIRNEGPLSVERSVQLLRQLAEALDFAHARGVVHRDIKPGNAIVDGDGHLTLVDFGIARAAEGTRLTEAATRIGTAEYMSPETITEGESGPGTDLYALGVIAYEMLTGRVPFTGVNSQTIMYAQIHTQPPLPRTLRTDLSPAVEWTVLKQLQKSPAERFPTGKAFVDAIEAAAAGLQTAPRRQDAAGAGPAGGPASGRPVTGAPTATPPPRASSPASPGASGGSGPPASGPVSGGPAGSSPAGGGPAGGGPAGGTRQTPLRGTPSFVPPPPTIPGAMHEPLPSPVTTGVHRMLERTQPSRLTLYKLTFGLLLALILLLCWLPTPRDPLAYNGQARLIYPFGLAGSYPLGGDADGRDVLSLLMLAGRFVTLRLLTTGGIVAGVGLLLRRQLTKRLRRAWPSTPLLVLTVSVALAASLLAETGIGLFGTDTTLRWLGVFGRLLLGAPPDSTSVSWSSLLIDGREAGLRAPWLVLFPLICLLGTAASALLLGSGVADLLKRRAPAPTAVLSPDEAGRW
- a CDS encoding rod shape-determining protein; the encoded protein is MFGKSIGIDLGTTNVLVYVKGRGVVINEPSVVAYSEADNRVLAVGKQARDMLGRSPERIQVVRPMRDGVIADYTITEAMLRYFIRRVSGPLNLFRPVVMICIPAGVTNVESRAVLDATLQAGAREAHLIPEPLAAAIGANVPIDGPHGSMVIDIGGGTTEAAVISLNDIVVSASIRVGGNRIDELIQTYVRRKYNLVIGDRTAEEIKLKAGSAIPLRDEELVEVRGRDQIDGLPKMRQLSSHEVTEAISDALNQIVSTVKSVMEQTPPELAADIVDKGMVLTGGGALLRNIDRLLARETGVPAYIAEDPLSCVAVGSGRALEHLPVFRDSLTPV
- a CDS encoding DNA cytosine methyltransferase; its protein translation is MSLAFADPLHGVTVPRLHLSSVEIFSGAGGLALGMEQAGFRHLALVELDKHACATLRENSVRKAVNGHGWPVVEGAVAKFEYGPYIGRASILAGGAPCQPFSLAGRQQGDADRRNMFPEVFRALRELMPQAFLLENVRNLAGRGFRPYFDYLLLQLEFPFEEPRAGETWAEHKRRLEELRVERRNLDPTDRPTYEVRAGVLNAADFGVPQIRHRVFIVGFRRDQRITPRIPVGFHSEDALLWSQWVDRSYWDENRVAISQIPEMPCSVAARVARLRAHGKPPELRWRTLRDAINHEPEAWAWRPLPEPVRAGTDEYQQHFLIPGARVYEGHTGNDLDRPAKTIKAGDHGNPGGEHVLVRMGHPHRYLSIRECARVQSFPDSYHFVGSRSECMRQLGNAVPVLLARILAESVAQQVLSANASHQNLVAAGA